One part of the Denticeps clupeoides chromosome 8, fDenClu1.1, whole genome shotgun sequence genome encodes these proteins:
- the LOC114795662 gene encoding ferritin, lower subunit isoform X2 yields the protein MMSAVRHNLHAENEAGINKLINAKLNASYTYLALGMYFDRDDMALPNFSRFFLDRSEKERDHAEKLLEYQNMRGGRILLQTISKPSREDWKGGLDAISFSLDFQKSLNSSLLELHRAAGAHTDPHLCDFVENHFLTDSHDTIKQLGDHVGSLSRLMSSEPNGQMGDYLFDKHTL from the exons ATGATGTCGGCAGTCAGACACAATCTGCACGCCGAGAATGAAGCCGGCATCAACAAGCTCATTAACGCCAAGCTGAACGCCTCCTACACGTACCTCGCCCTG GGAATGTACTTTGACAGGGATGATATGGCTCTGCCCAATTTTTCTCGGTTCTTCCTGGATCGCtctgagaaggagagagatCATGCAGAGAAACTTCTGGAATATCAGAACATGAGAGGTGGAAGGATCTTGCTACAGACCATTTCT AAACCGAGTCGTGAGGACTGGAAGGGAGGCCTGGACGCCATCTCCTTTTCCCTCGACTTTCAGAAGTCCCTCAACAGCTCGCTGCTGGAGTTGCATCGTGCCGCAGgagcacacacagacccacat CTGTGTGACTTTGTGGAGAACCACTTTTTGACTGACAGCCACGACACAATCAAGCAACTTGGCGACCATGTGGGAAGCCTGTCCCGACTGATGTCCAGTGAGCCCAATGGTCAAATGGGAGACTACCTGTTTGACAAACACACCTTGTAA
- the trub1 gene encoding pseudouridylate synthase TRUB1 encodes MAVTGASHSGNLSKLQALNGMFAIYKKQGPTSADVLYSLKERLMKEAGAANFNPRKRRKNCLKIGHGGTLDSAASGVLVVGIGNGTKMLTTMLAGSKKYTAVGELGKATDTFDATGSVVQEKAYDHVTRETMEEELKKFTGEIMQVPPIYSALKKDGKRMSVLLKQGQKVEAKPARPVTVYNLALTDFSPPLFTLEVECGGGFYIRSLVDDLGKSLSSCAHVRELVRTKQGQFTLQEHVLKEERWTIEEVGRALQTCPPPEKTNGLSLHPDDPEGGTSRDPTCD; translated from the exons ATGGCCGTGACGGGTGCCTCTCACAGTGGGAATTTATCCAAACTACAGGCCTTAAATGGCATGTTTGCGATTTACAAAAAACAAGGGCCGACGTCCGCCGACGTCCTGTACTCCCTGAAAGAAAGGCTTATGAAAG AGGCTGGCGCCGCCAACTTTAACCCcagaaagaggaggaaaaacTGCCTGAAAATTGGGCACGGGGGGACGCTGGACAGTGCAGCCTCGGGGGTTCTCG TTGTTGGGATTGGAAATGGCACCAAGATGCTCACCACCATGCTGGCCGGGTCTAag AAATACACAGCAGTGGGAGAGCTGGGGAAGGCCACAGACACCTTTGATGCCACAGGAAGTGTTGTTCAAGAGAAGGCATATG ATCATGTCACCAGAGAGACCATGGAAGAAGAGCTGAAGAAGTTCACTGGTGAAATTATGCAGGTCCCTCCCAT TTACTCTGCCCTGAAGAAGGATGGCAAGCGCATGTCTGTGCTGCTGAAGCAGGGCCAGAAGGTGGAGGCCAAGCCGGCACGACCCGTCACCGTCTACAACCTGGCGCTGACTGACTTTTCACCCCCGCTCTTCACCCTGG AGGTTGAGTGTGGAGGTGGTTTTTATATAAGAAGCTTGGTTGATGACCTTGGAAAAT cCCTGTCATCCTGTGCACACGTTCGTGAGCTGGTCCGCACCAAGCAGGGCCAGTTCACCTTGCAGGAGCACGTGCTGAAGGAGGAACGGTGGACCATAGAGGAGGTAGGCCGCGCCTTGCAGACCTGCCCCCCACCTGAAAAAACGAACGGACTGAGCCTTCACCCAGATGACCCAGAGGGAGGAACCAGCAGAGATCCAACGTGCGACTGA
- the LOC114795662 gene encoding ferritin, lower subunit isoform X1, whose protein sequence is MSCVVAVTVSRCALVGFSLSFSPPEMMSAVRHNLHAENEAGINKLINAKLNASYTYLALGMYFDRDDMALPNFSRFFLDRSEKERDHAEKLLEYQNMRGGRILLQTISKPSREDWKGGLDAISFSLDFQKSLNSSLLELHRAAGAHTDPHLCDFVENHFLTDSHDTIKQLGDHVGSLSRLMSSEPNGQMGDYLFDKHTL, encoded by the exons ATGAGTTGCGTGGTTGCTGTTACTGTCTCTCGCTGTGCTTTAGTGGGcttttccctttctttctccCCCCCAGAAATGATGTCGGCAGTCAGACACAATCTGCACGCCGAGAATGAAGCCGGCATCAACAAGCTCATTAACGCCAAGCTGAACGCCTCCTACACGTACCTCGCCCTG GGAATGTACTTTGACAGGGATGATATGGCTCTGCCCAATTTTTCTCGGTTCTTCCTGGATCGCtctgagaaggagagagatCATGCAGAGAAACTTCTGGAATATCAGAACATGAGAGGTGGAAGGATCTTGCTACAGACCATTTCT AAACCGAGTCGTGAGGACTGGAAGGGAGGCCTGGACGCCATCTCCTTTTCCCTCGACTTTCAGAAGTCCCTCAACAGCTCGCTGCTGGAGTTGCATCGTGCCGCAGgagcacacacagacccacat CTGTGTGACTTTGTGGAGAACCACTTTTTGACTGACAGCCACGACACAATCAAGCAACTTGGCGACCATGTGGGAAGCCTGTCCCGACTGATGTCCAGTGAGCCCAATGGTCAAATGGGAGACTACCTGTTTGACAAACACACCTTGTAA